A region of Caballeronia insecticola DNA encodes the following proteins:
- a CDS encoding aldo/keto reductase — protein sequence MLDVTLNNGMKMPILGYGVFQIAEEAECERCVADAVQAGYRLIDTAASYKNEEAVGRGLKHCGVPRDELFVTSKLWVEDAGYERTRLAIDKSLKRLGLDYLDLYLIHQPFSDVHGAWRAMEEAHRAGKLRAIGLSNFQPDRLMDITVFNDVKPAVNQIEVNPFHQQAESVDFMREFGVQAEAWAPFAEGRNNLFQNEHLMAIAQRHGKTVGQVVLRWLVQRGIIALAKSVRKERMLENLAVFDFQLSEDDMQLVTSLETGKSSFFSHRDPAIVKWMSERKLGL from the coding sequence ATGCTGGATGTGACACTGAACAATGGGATGAAAATGCCGATCCTCGGCTACGGGGTCTTTCAGATCGCGGAAGAGGCGGAATGCGAACGCTGCGTGGCGGACGCGGTACAGGCAGGCTATCGCCTGATCGACACGGCTGCATCCTACAAGAATGAAGAAGCCGTCGGACGAGGCCTCAAACATTGCGGGGTACCGCGTGACGAGCTTTTCGTCACCAGCAAGCTGTGGGTTGAGGATGCTGGGTACGAACGCACTCGCCTGGCCATCGACAAGTCGCTGAAGCGGCTCGGCCTGGATTACCTCGACCTGTATCTGATCCATCAGCCGTTCTCAGACGTTCACGGCGCCTGGCGGGCGATGGAGGAGGCCCATCGCGCCGGCAAGCTGCGTGCAATCGGACTGAGCAACTTTCAGCCGGATCGGCTCATGGACATCACGGTGTTCAACGATGTGAAGCCCGCAGTTAACCAGATCGAGGTCAACCCCTTCCACCAGCAAGCTGAGAGCGTCGACTTCATGCGTGAGTTCGGCGTGCAGGCGGAAGCGTGGGCACCCTTCGCCGAAGGCCGGAACAACCTGTTTCAGAATGAACACCTTATGGCGATCGCTCAGCGCCATGGCAAAACGGTTGGACAAGTGGTGCTTCGATGGCTGGTTCAGCGCGGCATCATCGCTCTCGCGAAATCGGTGCGCAAGGAGCGGATGCTGGAAAATCTCGCGGTCTTCGATTTCCAACTGTCCGAAGATGACATGCAACTCGTCACGTCATTGGAGACCGGCAAGAGCAGCTTCTTCTCCCATCGCGATCCGGCGATCGTGAAATGGATGAGCGAACGAAAACTTGGCCTCTGA
- a CDS encoding LysR family transcriptional regulator gives MPINDFRAIATFAKAVELGSIRQAALAQGVTPQAASQAIAQLEQHLGVRLLHRTTRSLALTEEGQRFLENTQPALAALDRALAQARESREEVTGPLRIVGPKSSFAAILMPLLDEFCREHPGIQPDVHLDDGIGNWVLDRVDVGFRIGMSASEGVIGRQLFPIQMIVCATPEYLKTHGTPSTLDDLTAHRCSVFRHPVTGKVAPWYFTVDGKLEHRQMSPAFATNDTELEVQAVLAGQVMGQLASFSAASHIRAGRLVPVLLQHISAHIGLHLYYGNRTAQPKRVRAFLDLALARLNDCNDYVLADKELVRFKSRPKRSGRSE, from the coding sequence ATGCCCATCAACGACTTCAGGGCGATCGCGACGTTCGCCAAAGCTGTCGAACTCGGCAGTATCAGGCAGGCCGCGCTGGCGCAAGGCGTCACGCCCCAGGCCGCCAGTCAGGCAATCGCGCAACTGGAGCAACATCTCGGAGTCCGCCTGTTACATCGGACGACGCGCAGCCTCGCCCTTACCGAGGAGGGGCAACGTTTTCTGGAGAACACGCAGCCCGCTCTCGCGGCACTCGACCGGGCTCTTGCCCAGGCGCGGGAGTCCAGGGAGGAGGTCACAGGGCCGCTGCGCATCGTTGGCCCGAAATCGTCGTTCGCCGCTATCCTCATGCCGCTGCTTGACGAATTCTGTCGCGAGCACCCCGGCATTCAGCCGGATGTCCATCTCGACGATGGTATTGGCAACTGGGTGCTTGACCGCGTCGATGTTGGATTTCGGATAGGGATGTCGGCCAGCGAAGGCGTAATCGGTCGACAACTATTCCCCATCCAGATGATTGTATGCGCGACGCCCGAATACCTTAAAACGCACGGGACGCCATCGACATTGGATGACCTGACGGCACACCGCTGTAGCGTGTTTCGGCATCCGGTCACAGGCAAGGTCGCGCCCTGGTACTTTACCGTCGATGGAAAACTCGAACATCGTCAGATGTCGCCCGCATTTGCCACCAACGATACGGAGCTTGAAGTGCAAGCCGTACTCGCCGGGCAAGTGATGGGGCAGCTTGCGAGCTTCTCGGCTGCATCCCATATCCGTGCGGGACGACTGGTGCCAGTTCTCCTGCAGCATATAAGTGCGCACATCGGTTTGCACCTTTACTACGGAAACCGAACAGCTCAGCCCAAGCGAGTGCGAGCATTTCTGGATCTAGCTTTGGCTCGCCTTAATGATTGCAACGACTACGTCCTCGCCGACAAAGAGCTCGTGCGGTTTAAGTCACGACCCAAGCGGTCAGGTCGCTCGGAATAG
- a CDS encoding aldo/keto reductase, which yields MNKRQLGNSGLEVSAIGLGCMGLSHGYGPATDKTRAVELIRAAFDQGVTFFDTAEVYGPYLNEEVVGEALAPIRDQVVIATKFGFTFGDDGKQQILNSRPDHIRRTVDGMLKRLKTDVIDLLYQHRVDPDVPIEDVAGTVKSLIAEGKVKHFGLSEAGEQTIRRAHAVQPVTALQSEYSMWWREPEDRILPMLEELGIGFVPFSPLGKGFLTGAIDKNATFGKDDFRSVVPRFTPEALQANQALVDALGEIARGKDATSAQIALAWLLAQKPWIVPIPGTTKLHRLDENLGAAAVDLSDSDLQNIAQALANIGIHGERYPAALKARVGR from the coding sequence TTGAACAAAAGACAACTCGGCAACTCGGGACTGGAAGTATCGGCGATCGGCCTCGGGTGCATGGGGCTGAGTCACGGTTACGGACCGGCTACCGATAAAACCCGAGCAGTGGAATTGATCCGCGCTGCCTTCGACCAAGGCGTGACCTTCTTCGATACCGCAGAGGTCTACGGGCCTTATCTCAACGAGGAAGTCGTCGGCGAGGCATTGGCGCCCATCCGCGATCAGGTGGTGATCGCGACGAAGTTCGGCTTCACCTTCGGCGACGACGGAAAGCAGCAAATCCTCAACAGCCGCCCGGATCATATCCGGCGGACGGTCGACGGCATGCTGAAGCGGCTGAAGACCGATGTCATCGACTTGCTGTATCAGCACCGCGTTGACCCGGACGTGCCCATCGAGGATGTCGCGGGCACTGTCAAGTCACTCATCGCCGAAGGCAAGGTGAAGCACTTCGGGCTATCGGAGGCCGGTGAGCAGACCATCCGGCGCGCGCATGCCGTGCAGCCCGTGACCGCTCTGCAGAGTGAATATTCGATGTGGTGGCGCGAGCCCGAAGACCGAATCCTGCCCATGCTCGAGGAGCTTGGCATTGGCTTCGTGCCGTTCAGTCCGCTCGGCAAAGGTTTTCTGACGGGCGCGATCGACAAAAATGCAACGTTCGGTAAGGACGATTTCCGCAGCGTTGTTCCCCGTTTCACGCCGGAAGCGCTCCAGGCCAATCAGGCACTGGTCGACGCACTTGGCGAGATCGCGAGGGGCAAAGATGCAACGTCGGCTCAGATCGCGCTCGCATGGCTGCTCGCCCAGAAACCGTGGATCGTCCCGATACCCGGTACGACCAAATTGCATAGGCTGGATGAGAACCTGGGTGCCGCAGCGGTGGACCTGTCGGACTCCGACCTTCAAAACATTGCCCAGGCGCTTGCGAACATCGGGATACATGGCGAGCGCTACCCGGCTGCCCTGAAGGCTCGCGTCGGTCGCTGA
- a CDS encoding MFS transporter: protein MHTTTSSTRRWSAFAVLLVGAFLPPLDFFIVNVALPSIQSTLHTSAAELQLVISGYAAAYAVFLITGGRLGDLFGRRRIFLIGVTGFGLTSVICGLASSPAMLVLGRVLQGLSAAAMAPQGLASIHALFPENERARALGLYGAAVGLAAVAAQALGGALISADLFHLAWRVVFLINLPVVAAVLIFGLPLLPDVRGDSPAPVDRIGVLLCALTLGLLIVPLVEGRELDWPWWACAMLIACPVAAVGFCRYEMAYARLGGVPLISVELIRRPGLMSGLTGVLFFYVVSAFFLTFSVYLQAALGMSPLETGLVFLPFGVGAFIGPLTTPLAIRLFGDRVPAIGMMLEVAGCILLAALVAGAPGQMPAQFPLIGAVALLGFGQGWALPTLVRSVINRAPATGSGMIAGITNSALQISAALGVAVIGGVFFSVAGTSPDPEILARALVVAMMCVGGSLTVSAVLSIVASRSSIQAAARTAPR from the coding sequence ATGCATACGACAACCTCTTCCACGCGTCGATGGTCGGCGTTCGCGGTGTTGCTGGTGGGAGCATTTCTGCCTCCGCTGGACTTCTTCATCGTGAACGTCGCCCTGCCGTCCATCCAAAGCACCCTCCACACAAGCGCTGCAGAGTTGCAACTCGTTATTTCCGGATACGCCGCGGCTTACGCGGTCTTCCTTATCACAGGAGGACGGCTAGGCGATCTCTTCGGCCGGCGGAGGATCTTCCTGATCGGCGTCACGGGCTTCGGACTGACATCGGTGATCTGCGGCCTCGCATCGTCACCCGCCATGCTCGTACTCGGGCGTGTGCTGCAGGGCCTGAGCGCCGCCGCCATGGCGCCGCAGGGACTGGCCTCCATTCACGCCCTGTTTCCAGAGAACGAGCGCGCGCGCGCCTTGGGCCTCTACGGCGCCGCGGTGGGACTGGCCGCAGTCGCCGCGCAGGCGCTCGGGGGTGCGTTGATCTCTGCGGACCTCTTTCACTTGGCGTGGCGCGTCGTCTTTCTCATCAATTTGCCCGTCGTCGCTGCCGTCCTGATCTTCGGACTGCCGTTGCTACCTGACGTCCGCGGTGACAGCCCGGCACCTGTAGACCGGATCGGGGTGCTACTTTGCGCGCTCACGCTGGGCTTGCTCATCGTGCCCCTGGTCGAAGGGCGGGAGTTGGATTGGCCGTGGTGGGCCTGCGCGATGCTCATTGCGTGCCCCGTCGCTGCCGTAGGCTTCTGCCGATATGAGATGGCCTACGCCCGCCTAGGCGGCGTGCCCCTGATCAGCGTGGAGCTGATCCGCAGGCCTGGTCTGATGAGCGGACTTACGGGCGTCCTCTTCTTCTACGTCGTCTCAGCATTCTTCCTGACGTTTTCCGTCTACCTTCAGGCGGCACTTGGCATGAGCCCATTAGAGACAGGGCTGGTTTTCTTGCCATTCGGGGTCGGCGCCTTTATCGGGCCGTTGACGACACCGCTGGCTATTCGACTCTTCGGCGACCGCGTCCCCGCCATCGGCATGATGCTCGAGGTCGCCGGCTGCATACTCCTCGCCGCCCTCGTGGCCGGCGCGCCCGGACAGATGCCGGCTCAGTTTCCGCTGATCGGGGCGGTAGCACTCCTGGGATTCGGTCAGGGCTGGGCGCTGCCGACGCTGGTGCGCTCGGTTATCAATCGAGCACCGGCGACCGGTTCCGGGATGATCGCGGGCATCACGAATTCGGCGTTGCAAATCAGCGCAGCACTGGGTGTCGCGGTCATTGGCGGCGTCTTCTTCAGTGTCGCAGGGACTTCACCGGATCCGGAAATCCTCGCCAGAGCACTTGTCGTCGCAATGATGTGTGTCGGCGGCAGTCTGACCGTTTCCGCCGTGCTGTCTATCGTCGCTTCAAGATCGAGCATTCAGGCCGCTGCAAGGACCGCGCCTCGTTGA
- a CDS encoding glycosyltransferase family 28 protein — protein MTDASIGYYAHHQGAGHVTRALAIAAHLPGPVTLFGSSLPENDIPTNVSVCRLPIDFDKDTFPDSTFEPFYAPLNVRGLRERMKMLVDWFCDASPCLLVVDVSVEVALLARFCGIPTVYIRQRGARFDEAHSLAYASARRLLAPYPIEFEQPDAPAVWTAKTDYSGLISRYEGVVATRPRVEKLVTVITGHGGTAITLARLAIAARLCDDWQWAVLGPIAPDDAVSLPVNLHLHGVLDDPLPWLSKASVVIGSAGDGVVSEIAALRCRFICIPEARPFGEQQATARVLDAAKLAISLSAWPPAQEWPSLLIRAERLRASAWDRYATDRGAERAARFIMQTAEANLP, from the coding sequence ATGACTGACGCGTCCATCGGCTATTACGCGCATCATCAAGGCGCGGGGCATGTCACTCGCGCCCTTGCGATAGCCGCTCATCTGCCAGGCCCGGTGACGCTTTTCGGCAGCTCGCTTCCCGAGAACGATATCCCGACGAATGTTTCCGTTTGTCGACTGCCCATCGACTTCGATAAAGACACCTTCCCTGATTCAACCTTTGAACCTTTCTACGCCCCGTTGAATGTACGTGGCTTGCGAGAGCGGATGAAGATGTTAGTCGACTGGTTCTGCGACGCATCGCCTTGCTTGCTGGTCGTCGATGTATCAGTCGAAGTTGCGCTGCTCGCCCGCTTCTGCGGTATCCCGACCGTGTACATACGCCAACGCGGGGCACGCTTCGATGAGGCTCACTCGCTCGCCTACGCAAGCGCACGAAGACTATTGGCACCTTATCCGATTGAGTTCGAACAGCCTGACGCGCCCGCGGTCTGGACGGCCAAAACCGATTACTCAGGCCTTATTTCTCGATATGAAGGAGTCGTCGCAACGCGTCCACGCGTTGAAAAACTTGTGACGGTTATAACGGGTCACGGCGGCACAGCAATCACACTGGCTCGCCTGGCCATAGCCGCTCGCCTCTGCGATGACTGGCAATGGGCGGTCCTTGGTCCGATAGCGCCGGACGATGCGGTAAGCCTTCCCGTCAATCTGCATCTTCATGGAGTGCTGGATGATCCATTGCCTTGGTTAAGTAAGGCAAGCGTTGTCATCGGCTCCGCTGGGGATGGTGTCGTGAGTGAGATCGCCGCGCTTCGTTGTCGATTCATCTGCATTCCCGAAGCGCGGCCCTTTGGCGAACAACAAGCGACTGCGCGAGTGCTGGATGCGGCAAAGCTGGCGATTAGTCTTTCCGCCTGGCCGCCGGCACAAGAATGGCCATCGCTATTGATTCGCGCGGAGCGGTTGCGCGCTTCAGCATGGGATCGATACGCGACGGACCGCGGCGCGGAACGCGCGGCTCGCTTCATCATGCAAACCGCAGAGGCGAATCTACCGTGA
- a CDS encoding TetR/AcrR family transcriptional regulator — translation MVQRGRPRAFDRDAAIISAMHLFWEHGYESTSLSQLKAAIGGGISAPSFYAAFESKEALYKEALERYMEIYGKVTRSLYDPSLSPREGVFLALLRSARMQIESGHPKGCMVALGVVGASSTGSEAVTQLLREVRSRTRAGFRACVARGIESGELRSSTDPASLSNAFDCFFQGLSVLARDRVRHAVIEKAVTDAMGMWDAAVGAADA, via the coding sequence ATGGTTCAGCGGGGTCGGCCACGTGCGTTCGACCGTGATGCGGCGATCATTTCGGCGATGCACCTTTTCTGGGAACATGGCTATGAGTCGACGTCTTTGTCGCAGTTAAAGGCGGCGATCGGCGGGGGCATCTCCGCGCCTAGCTTCTATGCGGCCTTTGAGTCTAAGGAGGCGCTGTACAAAGAGGCGTTGGAGCGATACATGGAGATTTACGGCAAGGTGACCCGTAGCCTCTATGACCCGTCGCTTTCGCCACGGGAAGGTGTGTTCCTGGCACTGCTCCGGTCGGCAAGGATGCAGATTGAGAGCGGCCACCCGAAAGGCTGTATGGTCGCACTGGGCGTTGTCGGGGCCAGTTCCACCGGCAGCGAAGCGGTCACCCAGTTGCTTCGTGAGGTGCGCAGTCGAACACGCGCCGGCTTTCGCGCCTGCGTAGCGCGGGGCATTGAGAGTGGGGAACTGCGCAGCAGCACGGATCCAGCATCGCTGTCCAACGCGTTCGACTGCTTTTTCCAGGGACTGTCTGTGCTCGCCCGCGATCGTGTCCGGCATGCCGTCATCGAGAAGGCCGTGACCGACGCGATGGGGATGTGGGATGCCGCAGTGGGGGCAGCGGATGCCTAA
- a CDS encoding glycosyltransferase family 4 protein: MKIGILTHIQHPIIEPFAGGLESFTYDLTQSLKRRGHDVTLFAHPGSALELHVTPLRAVGVHRSDVSRHEHDTLSTAFIAEHHAYLGLMQAIDGYRFDVIFNNALHYVPVTLASMIDTPMLTVLHTPPFFEIINAVAASKAHGGAYCTVSQANAANWSDLAPDCFVIPNGIDLNRWRPAIGPISDHAIWTGRLVPDKGLHFAIDAARLAGIPLRIAGQALDPTYFDKQIAPRLGGSIVYLGHLSRAALIDEVSHASVALVTPCWSEPFGLVAVEALATGTPIAAFARGAMPELVTPETGRLAAPDDVGALARAIIEARKLSRAACRLRAVENWGLELMTSRYEALLSEVASRVPVYD; encoded by the coding sequence ATGAAAATCGGCATATTGACCCACATTCAACATCCGATTATCGAACCATTCGCCGGCGGACTCGAATCGTTCACTTATGATCTGACCCAATCCCTCAAACGTAGAGGCCACGACGTTACGCTTTTCGCCCATCCAGGCTCTGCTCTAGAACTGCACGTCACGCCCTTGCGTGCTGTCGGAGTGCATCGCAGTGATGTGTCGAGACACGAACACGATACCCTGAGCACTGCATTTATCGCCGAGCATCATGCGTATTTGGGCCTCATGCAAGCCATCGACGGTTACCGGTTTGATGTCATCTTCAACAACGCGCTCCATTATGTCCCCGTCACGCTCGCGAGCATGATTGATACGCCGATGCTCACCGTACTGCATACGCCGCCTTTCTTCGAAATCATCAACGCAGTAGCGGCAAGCAAAGCACACGGCGGAGCTTATTGCACAGTCTCTCAGGCGAACGCGGCGAACTGGTCGGACCTTGCGCCCGACTGTTTCGTTATACCAAACGGCATCGATTTGAACAGATGGCGTCCGGCTATCGGACCCATCAGCGATCACGCCATCTGGACCGGCCGGCTCGTACCCGACAAGGGCCTTCACTTCGCCATCGACGCTGCACGGCTTGCGGGCATTCCCCTTCGGATCGCTGGTCAAGCTCTGGATCCCACCTATTTCGATAAACAGATCGCACCCAGACTGGGCGGTAGCATTGTCTACCTTGGGCATTTATCCCGCGCAGCACTCATCGACGAGGTAAGCCACGCGAGCGTCGCGCTGGTCACACCTTGCTGGAGCGAGCCGTTTGGACTCGTTGCAGTGGAGGCGCTGGCAACGGGGACACCAATCGCCGCATTTGCGCGAGGAGCCATGCCTGAATTGGTGACACCCGAAACCGGCAGGCTTGCCGCACCGGACGACGTGGGTGCGTTAGCTCGCGCCATCATCGAGGCAAGAAAGTTGAGCCGGGCAGCCTGTCGCTTGCGCGCGGTCGAAAATTGGGGGCTTGAGCTGATGACCTCGCGATATGAAGCGCTCTTGAGCGAAGTCGCTTCGCGCGTTCCTGTGTATGACTGA
- a CDS encoding nuclear transport factor 2 family protein, with the protein MSRELEARLDAIESRFAIDALIANYAEAFDTMNLELLATLWHPESRLLLGANGNADGLDAILAQARINMKRMPHMHHWMANALITVEGDNGHGLVAADCLFYDVDQGTLQVSGQYRDLYQRREGRWAFLERTFTMHYATPLQNWHPITGTERFGLPA; encoded by the coding sequence ATGTCCAGAGAACTCGAAGCACGCCTTGACGCCATCGAAAGCCGCTTCGCCATCGATGCGCTGATCGCCAACTACGCCGAGGCGTTCGACACCATGAACCTCGAGCTGCTCGCCACGCTCTGGCATCCCGAATCGCGACTGCTTCTGGGTGCGAACGGCAACGCCGATGGCCTGGATGCCATCCTGGCGCAAGCACGCATCAACATGAAGCGCATGCCCCACATGCATCATTGGATGGCGAATGCCCTGATCACGGTGGAGGGTGACAACGGCCACGGGCTGGTGGCGGCGGACTGTCTTTTTTACGACGTCGATCAGGGCACGCTTCAAGTGAGCGGCCAATACCGCGACCTCTATCAGCGACGCGAAGGCCGCTGGGCATTCCTGGAGCGCACCTTCACCATGCACTACGCTACGCCGCTCCAAAACTGGCACCCCATCACTGGAACAGAACGCTTCGGCCTCCCGGCCTGA
- a CDS encoding tannase/feruloyl esterase family alpha/beta hydrolase, with product MDDAAVDDAFASGAKPSNRKSRALDDFVRFYLMPGVGHGTGPFHPAIDSLSALDHWVESGAAPETLQMSDLNTAKLGRTRPLCRYPAWPKFVGGNVTDVASFSCVDR from the coding sequence TTGGACGATGCGGCGGTTGATGACGCTTTTGCTTCTGGCGCTAAACCATCAAATCGGAAGAGCCGTGCGCTCGATGACTTCGTGCGCTTCTATCTGATGCCCGGAGTCGGACATGGTACGGGGCCGTTTCATCCGGCGATCGACTCGCTGTCGGCGCTCGATCACTGGGTCGAATCGGGCGCTGCGCCCGAGACCCTGCAAATGAGCGACCTCAACACGGCGAAGCTCGGACGCACGCGGCCGCTTTGCCGTTATCCCGCGTGGCCGAAATTCGTCGGCGGCAATGTGACCGATGTGGCGAGCTTTTCGTGTGTTGATCGGTAA
- a CDS encoding glycosyltransferase family 2 protein encodes MNVLTLVHGRHDHLANLIRGLERSVDLPQALVIVQMNEEQAQWQSSRFSIIHCMVRSANDALPLAAARNQAVLHAPSNDLIFLDVDCIPDRWLVTRYRAALAQHKDAVLQGETLYLPPGVAGALTSNEDLIERGATHPVHREYSVGDLLPHHLFWSLNFSCRRETFERIGGFDERYEGYGGEDTDFAFKAAKSNVPIRLVAATAFHQFHPSYDPPLNHLRAIVANAHLFRKRWGIWPMEGWLRQFADAGYINFDRDTLDLIRMPSVDEINRCEIKGTDDARSRVEQ; translated from the coding sequence GTGAACGTTCTGACGTTGGTACATGGTCGCCACGATCATCTAGCAAATTTGATCCGAGGCCTTGAACGGTCGGTCGACTTGCCGCAGGCGCTGGTCATCGTGCAAATGAACGAGGAACAAGCGCAATGGCAAAGCAGCCGATTTTCAATTATTCATTGCATGGTACGCAGCGCCAATGACGCCCTGCCGCTCGCAGCCGCCCGCAATCAGGCGGTTTTGCACGCGCCGAGTAACGACCTTATATTCCTGGACGTGGACTGTATTCCCGATCGCTGGCTCGTCACGCGCTATAGGGCTGCACTTGCCCAACACAAAGACGCGGTGCTTCAGGGTGAGACGCTATATCTGCCGCCCGGCGTCGCCGGTGCTCTAACGTCGAATGAAGATCTTATTGAACGTGGCGCGACACATCCCGTGCATCGAGAGTACAGCGTAGGCGACTTGCTGCCGCATCACCTTTTTTGGTCTCTTAATTTCTCTTGCCGACGAGAGACCTTTGAGCGAATAGGCGGTTTCGATGAACGATACGAAGGCTACGGTGGCGAAGACACCGATTTCGCCTTCAAGGCCGCGAAATCGAACGTGCCAATTCGGCTCGTTGCTGCAACGGCGTTCCATCAATTTCATCCGAGCTACGACCCGCCGCTTAACCACCTCCGCGCAATCGTCGCGAATGCGCACTTGTTTCGCAAACGCTGGGGCATATGGCCCATGGAAGGTTGGCTGCGTCAATTTGCCGACGCAGGATATATAAACTTTGATCGCGACACTTTGGACCTGATTCGGATGCCGTCTGTGGATGAGATCAATCGGTGCGAGATCAAAGGCACCGATGATGCCCGATCCCGCGTCGAGCAATAG
- a CDS encoding flavodoxin: protein MMSSHERKRRAFVAAVAAVPLSGAVAKGTVHMMRSRVLVAYFSRSGNTRVVAGLLQRAFKADLFEIRPAKPYPDEYLATVDQAQQERDSGVEPTLAARIPELRNYDTVYLGFPIWGETTPPVIRSFLATHDLAGKTLTPFVTHGGYGPGNSMSVLAAKAPRSRISRPFVMQADQERRTMNLVNEWFDETGLDKLSQAS, encoded by the coding sequence ATGATGTCCTCTCATGAGCGGAAGCGCCGGGCGTTTGTCGCTGCGGTCGCGGCCGTGCCTTTAAGCGGCGCGGTGGCAAAGGGTACTGTTCACATGATGAGGTCGCGCGTTCTTGTAGCCTACTTTTCCCGGTCCGGCAACACACGGGTTGTCGCCGGGCTATTGCAGCGGGCGTTCAAAGCGGACTTGTTCGAGATACGACCGGCCAAGCCATATCCCGATGAGTATCTCGCCACCGTCGACCAGGCTCAACAGGAGCGGGACAGCGGCGTTGAGCCAACGCTTGCGGCCCGGATCCCGGAACTGAGGAACTACGACACCGTCTACCTTGGATTTCCGATCTGGGGAGAGACCACGCCGCCAGTAATCCGCTCGTTTCTGGCGACCCACGACCTCGCAGGCAAGACGCTCACGCCGTTCGTGACCCACGGCGGATACGGGCCCGGAAACAGCATGTCCGTCCTCGCCGCCAAAGCGCCGCGAAGCAGGATCAGCAGGCCATTCGTCATGCAAGCGGATCAGGAGCGCAGGACGATGAACCTCGTCAATGAGTGGTTTGACGAGACCGGCCTGGACAAGCTATCCCAGGCGTCCTGA
- a CDS encoding (R)-mandelonitrile lyase, with product MTKASQTIVRNGTKPSIKGPESWFTGSVRIDSLFQAEEPARLGGGIVTFEPGARTNWHTHPLGQTLVVLSGVGWTQCEGGLRTEIRAGDIVSCSCGKRHWHGAAATTAMSHLALTELLDGKNVEWMEPVTDEQYHSGPLVTD from the coding sequence ATGACCAAAGCATCTCAGACCATCGTCCGTAACGGCACGAAGCCGTCAATCAAGGGCCCTGAAAGCTGGTTTACCGGCTCTGTCCGTATCGACAGCCTATTCCAGGCCGAGGAACCGGCGCGTCTCGGCGGCGGTATCGTGACGTTTGAGCCTGGCGCACGCACCAACTGGCACACGCATCCGCTCGGGCAGACACTCGTCGTTCTCAGCGGCGTCGGCTGGACCCAATGCGAAGGCGGCCTCCGAACAGAGATCCGCGCCGGCGACATCGTCTCGTGCTCGTGCGGCAAGCGACACTGGCACGGAGCGGCTGCGACCACGGCCATGTCGCATCTTGCGCTTACCGAATTGCTCGACGGCAAGAATGTCGAATGGATGGAGCCGGTGACCGACGAGCAATATCACTCGGGGCCGCTGGTCACCGACTAA
- a CDS encoding MBL fold metallo-hydrolase yields MLPIADRWFELKRISDEITLLWEPHVVPLMRCNIWHVRGRDRDLMIDTGMGIASLRDAARHLLQKNVTAVATHTHSDHVGGHHEFEHTLVHELEADNLRSPRERGTLLASVLGDAAIRRYHEFGYPFDGDLITAVPNAGYQMTDYCVRAASVTEIVKEGNIVDLGNRHFEVLHLPGHSPGSIGLWQPSTGTLFSGDAIYDGPLLDEIGGADILTYVRTMKRLRDLPVQIVHAGHDASFGRDRLVALIDAYLAKRE; encoded by the coding sequence ATGCTGCCAATTGCCGACCGTTGGTTTGAACTCAAGCGCATCAGTGATGAAATCACCCTGCTCTGGGAACCTCATGTCGTGCCTCTGATGCGGTGCAATATTTGGCATGTGCGGGGCCGCGACCGCGACCTGATGATCGACACAGGAATGGGCATCGCCAGCCTGCGTGACGCGGCCCGGCATCTGCTCCAGAAGAACGTGACAGCAGTCGCAACACATACGCACTCGGATCATGTGGGCGGACATCACGAGTTCGAGCACACGCTTGTCCACGAACTCGAGGCCGACAATCTGCGCTCGCCACGCGAGCGCGGCACGCTCCTGGCGTCGGTATTGGGCGATGCTGCGATTCGTCGATACCACGAATTCGGCTATCCGTTCGATGGCGATCTGATCACCGCCGTTCCAAATGCCGGTTACCAGATGACCGACTACTGCGTGCGAGCTGCGTCCGTCACGGAAATTGTCAAGGAAGGGAATATTGTCGATCTCGGTAACCGGCATTTCGAAGTCCTCCATCTGCCAGGTCATTCACCGGGGAGCATCGGTCTTTGGCAGCCGAGCACCGGCACGTTGTTTTCCGGCGATGCGATCTACGATGGCCCGCTGCTGGACGAGATCGGCGGCGCCGATATCCTGACCTATGTGCGTACGATGAAGCGTTTGCGCGATTTGCCCGTGCAAATCGTCCACGCGGGACACGACGCGAGCTTCGGACGGGACCGACTGGTCGCCCTGATCGACGCGTATCTGGCGAAGCGCGAATGA